From one Pecten maximus chromosome 8, xPecMax1.1, whole genome shotgun sequence genomic stretch:
- the LOC117333476 gene encoding tyrosinase-like protein 2: MKAQQSLTTLVFVSIAGCLLTIIAVKGQYSRHIPNCQRYRDRRGRFEITGNDDSVYCLQQHMYQSALTSSPVNASMVYVHALLRNALSRCGNYGSQNGSPKPSKRCKKRKCLRRKLYRTRNERRGKKSKSNIKRKNGSRNMVCSWERKEVRMLSRSEWRRFTNRLNILKRPIRLPGGNSFIPYDVISDIHRSEPNLEAAHGGPSFLGWHRVYLLLMEAALGVPIPYWDSRLDYDMSEPTDSVLWTDKFFGPGFGIVDSGPFAGWITADNISLVRNIGSSGSLISDSMVKGILGYRNHDPIVEPTLGTISIERIHGGPHVWVDGQLSSLQTAPQEPVFFLHHSFVDYMWYLFRKQMRNAGNINPSSDYPNKGPSLHNRNANMIPFGDLRNIQGYSDFIESLTRYKESPTCPSCGRSKYLECDRSINRCKSKARSTVIVTSEAAVAPDRRRLAMGPVYLGTKFLSPHTDRRTRGDILRYLPLLRRTILV, translated from the exons ATGAAG GCCCAGCAGTCTCTGACGACTTTGGTATTTGTCTCTATAGCTGGATGTCTACTCACCATCATTGCTGTAAAGGGACAGTATTCGCGACATATTCCAAATTGTCAAAGGTATCGCGATCGTCGTGGTCGATTCGAAATAACCGGAAATGACGACAGCGTGTATTGCTTACAGCAACACATGTATCAATCCGCCTTGACTTCGTCGCCTGTCAACGCATCCATGGTATATGTCCATGCGCTCTTGCGCAATGCCCTGTCTAGGTGTGGAAATTATGGCTCCCAAAACGGATCTCCAAAACCAAGTAAAAGGTGCAAGAAGCGGAAGTGTCTGAGAAGAAAGTTGTACAGAACACGAAACGAAAGAAGGGGAAAGAAATCTAAATCAAACATAAAGAGAAAGAATGGAAGTAGAAACATGGTATGTAGCTGGGAACGAAAAGAAGTGCGGATGTTGTCAAGATCGGAGTGGCGTAGATTTACCAACCGGCTCAATATTCTGAAGAGACCAATC AGGCTTCCAGGAGGGAATTCCTTCATCCCGTATGATGTTATTTCCGACATTCACAGAAGTGAGCCCAACCTTGAGGCGGCACATGGAGGTCCAAGTTTCCTTGGGTGGCACAGAGTTTATCTGCTTCT AATGGAGGCCGCCCTCGGCGTCCCCATACCCTACTGGGACAGTCGATTGGACTACGATATGAGTGAACCTACGGACTCCGTGCTGTGGACGGACAAGTTTTTCGGTCCAGGGTTTGGAATTGTGGACTCGGGGCCGTTTGCGGGATGGATAACAGCTGACAACATATCACTTGTCCGAAATATCGGAAGCAGTGGCAGTCTGATATCGGACTCTATGGTTAAGGGTATATTAGGTTATAGAAACCATGATCCAATTGTGGAGCCGACACTGGGGACTATTTCCATAGAACGAATACACGGTGGTCCTCACGTTTGGGTTGATGGTCAGCTTTCTTCCCTCCAAACAGCGCCACAGGAACCCGTCTTTTTTCTCCATCACAGCTTTGTCGATTATATGTGGTACTTGTTTAGAAAACAAATGAGGAACGCCGGAAATATAAACCCATCATCCGATTATCCGAATAAGGGACCAAGCTTACATAATCGAAACGCGAATATGATTCCGTTTGGTGATCTTCGCAATATTCAAGGCTACAGTGATTTCATCGAAAGCCTGACTCGCTACAAAGAATCCCCAACGTGTCCATCCTGCGGTAGAAGTAAGTATCTGGAGTGTGACAGAAGCATCAATCGATGTAAATCTAAAGCCAGGAGTACTGTCATTGTGACGTCCGAAGCCGCGGTTGCTCCAGACCGCAGAAGACTAGCAATGGGGCCTGTTTACCTTGGTACTAAATTCCTATCGCCTCACACCGACAGAAGAACACGGGGAGATATCCTAAGATATTTACCACTGCTTCGAAGGACAATCCTAGTTTAA